TGGTCGTCCTCGTCGTCCTCGTCGCCATCGTCGTCGGGCAGATTGAAGAAGCTGTCGGCGTCGGGCACGTTCTCGTCCGGCTTTTCCTCGTCGTCGCTGCCCGAAAGCGAGAACGTCTCGAGCCCCGAGATCGCGGTGGGCATTCTCGGCTCGGGCTCCATCTCCAGCGCCTGCTCGGTCGAGACCAGCTTGCGCCGCTCGTCGTCGGACATCAGCGCACCCTCGGCGGCCTTCTTCTTCGCGGCCTTCTGCACGGCGGCGTCGAGTTCGGACTGCTTGCACAGCCCCAGCGCCACCGGATCGATCGGCTGGATGTTCGCGATATTCCAGTGCGTCCGGTCGCGGATCGACTGGATCGTCGGCTTGGTCGTGCCCACCAGCTTGGCGATCTGGCTGTCGGCGAGTTCGGGGTGGAACTTCACCAGCCACAGGATCGCGGCCGGCCGGTCCTGGCGCTTGCTGAGCGGCGTGTAGCGCGGGCCGCGGCGCTTCTCCTCCCCGACGGCGGCGGGGTTGAATTTCAGCTTGAGCTTGTAGAGCGGGTCGGCCTCGCCCTTGTCGATCTCGGCCTGGTCGAGCTGGTTGTTCGCGATCGGATCGAAGCCCTTGACGCCCTGGGCCACGTCACCGTCGGCGATACCCTGCACCTCGAGCTCGTGCATGCCGCAGAACTCCGCGATCTGCTTGAAGGTCAGCGTCGTGTTGTCGACCAGCCAGACGGCCGTGGCCTTGGCCATGATCGGTTTGTTCATCGGCCTGCTCCTTTCCTACGACCAAAGGTCTCTCCTGCCGGGAAAACGGCTGCGCCGGGGTGGCGCCGATCCTCGTTTTCGGGGAGGTTGCAGCGGTATATAGTCGGCAAGTGAGACGGAGAAAAGAGAAAATGCGCTGGCTTGCGCTGTTGCTGATCGCGGCCACGATGGCCCGGGCCGAGGGCGAAACCGCGGGCCGGTTCGACTATTACGTGCTGTCGCTGAGCTGGTCGCCCACCTGGTGCGCGCTGGAGGGCGAATCGCGCGGCAGTCCGCAGTGCGACGAGGGCCGCGCCCATGGCTGGGTGCTGCACGGGCTCTGG
This genomic window from Rhodovulum sp. ES.010 contains:
- a CDS encoding DUF1013 domain-containing protein; translated protein: MNKPIMAKATAVWLVDNTTLTFKQIAEFCGMHELEVQGIADGDVAQGVKGFDPIANNQLDQAEIDKGEADPLYKLKLKFNPAAVGEEKRRGPRYTPLSKRQDRPAAILWLVKFHPELADSQIAKLVGTTKPTIQSIRDRTHWNIANIQPIDPVALGLCKQSELDAAVQKAAKKKAAEGALMSDDERRKLVSTEQALEMEPEPRMPTAISGLETFSLSGSDDEEKPDENVPDADSFFNLPDDDGDEDDEDDQQGGR